From the genome of Lutzomyia longipalpis isolate SR_M1_2022 chromosome 2, ASM2433408v1, one region includes:
- the LOC129790701 gene encoding dihydrolipoyllysine-residue succinyltransferase component of 2-oxoglutarate dehydrogenase complex, mitochondrial: MAGLLSISSRNLPRNVLRFTVIPLRENSGQQFARSSRAYHQGQHVLRFPRLGLSGNFGRKTIGDSQWSSVRNFRTSFALMNSEIVTVPPFADSVSEGDIRFTKKVGDFVAVDEVVMEIETDKTTVGVPAPFNGVIEEIFVTDGDTVQAKQKLFKLKPAEGGAPAAAAAKPAEAPAAAAPPPPPPPPAAPKAAAAAAPPPAAAAPPPPPAAAPPPPPPKPSGPASQMPVAAIRHAQAIDASVKVPPADYTKEITGTRTEQRVKMNRMRLKIASRLKDAQNTNAMLTTFNEIDMSAIMDFRKTHLEAFVKKYGIKFGFMSAFAKASAYALQDQPVVNAVIEGQEIIYRDYVDISVAVATPKGLVVPVIRNVESMNYADIELAIAALGEKAKKGALAVEDMDGGTFTISNGGVFGSLMGTPIINPPQSSILGMHGIFERPIALKGQVVIRPMMYVALTYDHRLIDGREAVMFLRKIKAAVEDPRIILAGI; encoded by the exons ATGGCCGGATTGCTGTCGATATCGTCGCGAAATCTACCGCGGAATGTGCTGAGATTCACGGTGATCCCACTGAGGGAGAATTCAGGGCAGCAG TTTGCCAGGAGTTCCAGAGCCTACCACCAGGGGCAGCACGTGCTGAGATTTCCCCGCCTAGGACTTTCCGGGAACTTTGGGAGAAA AACCATCGGGGATTCGCAATGGAGCAGTGTAAGGAATTTCCGTACAAGTTTCGCGCTAATGAACTCCGAAATCGTCACGGTGCCCCCATTTGCGGATTCGGTGTCTGAAGGAGACATTAG ATTTACAAAGAAAGTCGGCGATTTCGTGGCAGTGGATGAGGTTGTGATGGAGATTGAGACGGATAAGACGACTGTTGGTGTTCCGGCGCCGTTTAATGGGGTAATTGAGGAGATTTTCGTAACTGACGGCGATACGGTTCAGGCGAAGCAGAAACTCTTCAAACTCAAGCCCGCCGAGGGTGGTGCTCCagctgcagcagcagcaaaacCCGCTGAAGCTCCAGCTGCAGCtgcaccaccaccacctcctCCTCCACCAGCTGCCCCCaaagctgctgctgctgctgctcctCCGCCAGCAGCTGCAGCCCCACCTCCGCCACCAGCAGCAGCGCCCCCACCACCGCCACCAAAGCCTTCCGGGCCAGCGAGTCAAATGCCCGTGGCAGCAATTCGGCACGCCCAGGCGATTGATGCATCCGTCAAAGTACCCCCGGCGGACTACACGAAGGAGATTACGGGTACGCGAACGGAGCAGCGTGTGAAGATGAATAGGATGCGACTGAAGATCGCATCGAGACTAAAGGATGCCCAAAATACGAATGCAATGCTGACGACATTCAATGAGATTGACATGAGTGCAATCATGGACTTCCGGAAGACGCATCTGGAGGCCTTTGTGAAGAAGTACGGCATTAAGTTTGGCTTCATGTCGGCCTTCGCCAAGGCATCGGCGTACGCGCTGCAGGATCAGCCCGTTGTGAATGCCGTCATTGAGGGGCAGGAGATCATCTACCGGGATTACGTGGATATCTCTGTGGCCGTGGCGACACCCAAGGGGCTCGTTGTGCCCGTCATAAGGAATGTCGAAAGTATGAATTATGCCGACATTGAGCTGGCAATTGCAGCCCTGGGGGAGAAGGCAAAGAAGGGGGCGCTAGCTGTTGAAGACATGGACGGTGGAACGTTCACAATTAGCAATGGTGGGGTGTTTGGGTCACTCATGGGAACACCCATCATTAATCCACCCCAGAGCTCCATCCTTGGGATGCACGGGATCTTCGAGAGGCCCATTGCGCTCAAAGGACAG GTTGTTATTCGACCCATGATGTACGTGGCTCTGACTTATGATCATCGTCTGATTGATGGACGTGAGGCAGTGATGTTCTTGCGCAAGATTAAGGCTGCCGTTGAGGATCCCAGAATTATTTTAGCaggaatctaa
- the LOC129790753 gene encoding ubiquinol-cytochrome-c reductase complex assembly factor 2 translates to MSANYRRFLKILEKWPVDKSKPGRDLGEHLREDLKNLLVREQEPGFKADKFSRELDALSRISSNAYAKDFARNSKITATGLTGEQCNQVLSSDFLEYMNTK, encoded by the exons atgtcAGCGAACTACAGAAGATTCCTGAAAATACTAGAAAAGTGGCCTGTTGATAAATCAAAGCCTGGAAG agaCTTGGGAGAACATCTCCGGGAAGACCTAAAAAACCTCCTGGTTAGGGAACAGGAGCCTGGTTTCAAGGCTGACAAGTTCTCACGCGAATTGGACGCATTGTCGAGGATAAGTAGCAACGCTTATGCAAAAGATTTCgcgagaaattcaaaaataacaGCGACCGGATTGACGGGGGAGCAATGCAATCAGGTGCTATCTTCGGATTTTCTCGAATACATGAATACCAAGTAG
- the LOC129789209 gene encoding probable methyltransferase-like protein 15 homolog: MAHTPVMAKEVIENLHPEENQIILDMTFGAGGHSRLILQSAPNIKLLALDRDPVAHEFARELQKEFPGQVIPLLGRFSELPQLLQEHGVQQNSIDGMLFDFGCSSMQFDVAERGFSVSKNAPLDMRMDGERFPNMPTAADILARANETDLYKIFKIYGEEKYSRKIARAIIQARYGVKKIETTKELVDVVGACCDEEYRMDALQRPTSVATKIFQALRIFVNNELNEINYGMILAGRFVKAGGRLVTLTFHSLEDKIVKRHIMGNVTENLANPLPLKYMSHTLIYDRETVDTLSDTGWLSLHKHVLTPNEQEIEDNPRSRSAKLRAAQRTDKL, from the coding sequence ATGGCTCATACACCCGTTATGGCCAAGGAAGTGATTGAAAATCTCCATccggaagaaaatcaaataatccTGGATATGACTTTTGGTGCTGGTGGGCATTCACGGCTTATTTTGCAATCAGCACCAAATATTAAGCTCTTGGCCCTCGATAGGGATCCTGTGGCGCATGAATTTGCCAGGGAATTGCAAAAAGAATTCCCCGGACAGGTTATTCCCCTTTTGGGACGTTTCTCAGAGCTTCCTCAACTCCTCCAGGAGCACGGGGTGCAGCAGAACTCCATTGATGGTATGCTCTTTGACTTTGGATGCTCCTCTATGCAATTTGACGTGGCTGAAAGGGGATTCTCCGTGTCCAAGAATGCTCCACTTGATATGCGAATGGACGGTGAGAGATTCCCAAATATGCCCACAGCTGCGGATATCCTTGCCAGGGCCAATGAAACAGATCTCtataaaatcttcaagattTACGGCGAGGAAAAGTACTCCCGGAAGATCGCCAGAGCCATCATTCAAGCGAGGTAtggtgtgaagaaaattgagacaaCGAAGGAACTCGTGGACGTTGTGGGAGCTTGCTGTGATGAAGAGTACCGCATGGATGCCCTTCAGCGTCCAACGAGTGTTGCCACGAAGATTTTCCAAGCTCTCCGGATCTTTGTCAACAATGAACTCAATGAGATCAACTACGGCATGATCCTGGCGGGGAGATTCGTTAAAGCCGGCGGACGCCTCGTTACCCTGACCTTCCACTCGTTGGAGGATAAAATCGTGAAGAGACACATCATGGGCAATGTCACAGAGAACCTCGCCAATCCCCTGCCACTGAAGTACATGAGTCACACGCTGATCTACGACCGAGAAACAGTAGACACGCTCAGTGATACCGGCTGGCTATCCCTGCACAAGCACGTCCTCACACCAAACGAGCAGGAAATTGAGGATAATCCCCGATCGCGTTCAGCAAAACTTCGAGCTGCTCAGAGAACTGACAAATTGTAG